A single Verrucomicrobiia bacterium DNA region contains:
- a CDS encoding hybrid sensor histidine kinase/response regulator, producing the protein MKRILVIDDDNDLRGLVETALRGRGYEVLTATGGEKGIAIASRELPDLVLCDVNMAPLDGYATLSALRRERTTATIPFILMTGRADQVGMRQGMELGANDYLPKPFSLEDLYAAVETRLKMAEQMREQAGEALHDLRHNISMMLPHEFRTPLNGIVGFGEVLAANPAEDIAEMGQTIVDSAMALHRLVETFLAYSQLEILRVNKKETELLRKQCCAGDLLTEREASRQAAAVERAGDLELSLQPVLVAISDEYWVKLVGEIIHNAFRFSTAGQPVHVSLITSGDLAVLQVTDRGRGMSADQVSRIGAFMQFDRHKHEQQGLGLGLTIARRIAELHGGSLVVQSELKAGTTVTVKLPLAT; encoded by the coding sequence ATGAAACGCATCTTGGTCATTGATGATGATAATGATCTGCGGGGTCTGGTGGAGACCGCGCTGCGCGGGCGTGGTTACGAGGTGCTGACGGCAACGGGAGGTGAGAAGGGCATCGCCATCGCGTCGCGCGAGCTGCCGGATCTGGTTTTGTGCGACGTCAATATGGCGCCGCTGGATGGGTATGCGACGCTGTCCGCGTTGCGCCGTGAACGAACCACCGCCACCATTCCGTTCATCCTGATGACCGGGCGGGCGGATCAAGTCGGCATGCGCCAGGGCATGGAATTGGGCGCGAACGATTATCTCCCCAAACCTTTCAGCCTGGAGGATCTCTACGCGGCGGTGGAGACCCGCTTGAAAATGGCCGAGCAGATGCGGGAGCAGGCCGGCGAGGCGTTGCATGATTTGCGTCACAACATCAGCATGATGTTGCCGCACGAATTCCGCACGCCGTTGAATGGCATCGTCGGCTTTGGTGAAGTGCTCGCGGCGAATCCCGCGGAGGACATTGCCGAAATGGGGCAAACCATCGTGGATAGCGCGATGGCATTGCACCGTCTGGTGGAGACGTTCCTCGCGTACTCGCAATTGGAAATTTTGCGCGTCAACAAAAAGGAGACGGAGCTGCTGCGAAAGCAATGCTGCGCGGGCGACTTGTTGACCGAACGGGAAGCCAGCCGGCAGGCGGCGGCGGTCGAGCGCGCCGGGGATTTGGAATTATCTTTGCAACCCGTCCTCGTTGCCATTTCCGATGAGTACTGGGTGAAGTTGGTGGGCGAAATTATTCATAATGCGTTCCGCTTTTCTACCGCCGGCCAACCAGTCCACGTCAGCTTGATCACTTCCGGAGACCTCGCGGTATTACAGGTGACGGATCGGGGCCGCGGGATGAGCGCGGATCAAGTATCCCGCATCGGCGCGTTCATGCAGTTCGATCGCCACAAGCACGAGCAGCAGGGGTTGGGTTTGGGATTAACCATCGCCCGGCGGATTGCTGAACTGCACGGGGGCAGTTTGGTGGTGCAGAGCGAATTGAAGGCCGGCACCACGGTCACGGTAAAATTGCCACTTGCGACTTGA
- a CDS encoding RNA methyltransferase: MYHLERIHSLDQPNLAPYRTLKRPREHREHGLFVAEGDKVVHRLLASPLAVISVLLPEARLAEYAPALQNRSEDISVYCVTERRALEALVGFTLFQGVMAIAKIPSPTPLPELLARRSKSGFLVAADGLTSAENIGVLVRNCVAFGAQALLVGETCASPYLRRAVRNSMGAVFELPVIETANLAQAITQLRQHGIRCVAAHPHTEQSELPTTDLRADLCVVFGAEGHGVSPAVLAACDAAVAIPIAPTVDSLNVASAAAIFLYEASRQRRG; the protein is encoded by the coding sequence ATGTATCACTTGGAACGCATCCACAGTCTGGACCAGCCGAACCTGGCGCCCTACCGCACGTTAAAGCGACCGCGCGAACATCGTGAACATGGCCTCTTCGTGGCCGAGGGCGATAAAGTGGTGCATCGGCTGCTGGCCAGTCCGTTGGCGGTTATTTCCGTTCTCTTGCCGGAAGCGCGGCTGGCGGAATATGCACCGGCTTTACAAAATCGTTCCGAGGATATTTCCGTCTATTGCGTCACCGAACGTCGGGCATTGGAAGCGTTGGTCGGCTTCACCTTGTTCCAAGGCGTCATGGCCATAGCCAAAATTCCATCGCCCACTCCCCTGCCCGAGCTGCTGGCGCGTCGGTCCAAATCAGGTTTCCTAGTGGCCGCCGATGGATTGACCAGTGCCGAAAACATCGGCGTACTGGTGCGGAACTGTGTCGCCTTCGGGGCGCAAGCGTTGTTGGTGGGTGAAACTTGCGCCAGCCCGTATTTGCGGCGGGCGGTGCGCAACTCCATGGGCGCCGTGTTTGAATTGCCCGTCATCGAAACGGCGAATCTGGCTCAGGCCATCACGCAACTGCGACAACACGGAATCCGTTGCGTCGCCGCGCATCCACATACGGAGCAATCGGAATTGCCCACAACCGATTTGCGCGCCGACTTGTGTGTCGTGTTCGGCGCGGAAGGTCATGGCGTTTCGCCGGCGGTGCTGGCGGCCTGTGACGCCGCCGTCGCCATCCCGATCGCGCCGACGGTGGATTCGCTCAACGTCGCAAGTGCGGCGGCGATTTTCCTGTATGAAGCGAGTCGGCAACGCCGTGGTTAA
- the sucD gene encoding succinate--CoA ligase subunit alpha, with translation MAILVQPNTKVLVQGITGSFGARHAQLSIDYGAQVVAGVTPGKGGQVFEHGAKKVSIFDTVAEAVKQTGATASAVFVPPPFAADAILEGVDAGLELVVAITEGIPVNDMVKVKRAMEGKTTRLIGPNCPGIVTPGTGPDSHGGCRIGISPGYIHKKGNIGVVSRSGTLTYEAVWQLTSRGVGQSTCVGIGGDPVNGTSHLDVIKLFNDDPETTGIILIGEIGGSAEEEAAEWIAKHCRKPVAGFIAGTTAPAGRRMGHAGAIVSGGKGTAEAKIAAFRAAGIGVAATPSDMAETLLKMM, from the coding sequence ATGGCCATCCTCGTTCAACCCAACACCAAAGTTCTCGTTCAAGGCATCACCGGCAGCTTCGGCGCGCGGCACGCCCAACTCTCCATTGATTACGGCGCGCAAGTCGTCGCCGGCGTCACGCCCGGCAAAGGCGGTCAAGTCTTCGAGCACGGTGCCAAAAAAGTTTCCATTTTCGACACCGTGGCCGAAGCGGTGAAACAAACGGGCGCAACCGCCAGCGCCGTGTTCGTGCCCCCGCCCTTCGCCGCCGATGCCATCCTCGAAGGCGTGGACGCCGGACTCGAACTCGTCGTCGCCATCACCGAAGGCATTCCGGTCAACGACATGGTGAAGGTGAAACGCGCCATGGAAGGTAAAACCACGCGGCTCATCGGTCCGAATTGCCCCGGCATCGTGACACCCGGCACAGGCCCGGATTCGCACGGTGGCTGTCGCATCGGTATTTCGCCCGGTTATATTCACAAAAAAGGCAACATCGGCGTGGTGTCGCGCTCGGGCACGTTAACCTATGAAGCGGTGTGGCAACTTACTTCGCGCGGCGTGGGACAATCCACCTGCGTCGGCATTGGTGGCGACCCGGTGAATGGCACGTCGCACCTGGATGTCATCAAACTGTTCAATGACGACCCGGAAACCACCGGCATCATTTTGATCGGCGAAATCGGCGGCAGCGCGGAAGAAGAAGCCGCTGAATGGATCGCAAAGCATTGCCGAAAACCGGTGGCGGGATTCATCGCCGGCACGACCGCGCCGGCAGGTCGCCGCATGGGGCACGCGGGAGCGATTGTCAGCGGTGGCAAAGGCACGGCGGAAGCCAAGATTGCTGCTTTCCGTGCCGCCGGAATCGGCGTTGCCGCGACGCCCAGCGACATGGCCGAAACCTTGTTGAAAATGATGTAA
- a CDS encoding glycosyltransferase has translation MQNEWPSVTVIIPARPDAAEVTAVPAAQALDYPAAQLEIILARGRQPSVQRNAALRAARGELIYFLDDDALARPENLRRAVEHFRDARVQIVGGPNLCPREASFLEQVFALVLTNWLAFGPSRARYAPVGAVRDTSEKELILCNLLGRRATLLRHGGFNEALYPNEENALLDNIQNDGGRLIYDPELFVWRRPRRSLKQFTRMLWNYGRGRAEQFRSTPTLGSLLNFVPPLFVAYLVAALALAWRWPWGWLPLVAYALVIAAQLLVLGPRGGIIRSVCALPFLVETHVVYGLGFWRGLFTRLHPTGAKPNGEVQLQRFSQAH, from the coding sequence GTGCAAAACGAGTGGCCCAGTGTAACCGTCATCATTCCGGCGCGTCCCGATGCCGCCGAAGTGACGGCGGTGCCGGCCGCTCAGGCTCTGGATTATCCGGCGGCGCAGTTGGAAATCATCCTGGCGCGCGGCCGACAACCTTCCGTCCAACGCAACGCCGCGTTACGCGCGGCTCGCGGCGAATTGATTTATTTTCTCGATGATGACGCGCTGGCGCGACCGGAGAATCTGCGACGGGCGGTGGAACATTTTCGCGATGCGCGGGTGCAGATTGTGGGCGGCCCCAACCTTTGTCCGCGCGAGGCGTCGTTCCTGGAACAAGTGTTTGCCTTGGTGCTGACGAATTGGCTGGCGTTTGGTCCGAGCCGGGCGCGTTACGCGCCGGTCGGCGCGGTGCGGGACACGAGCGAGAAGGAATTGATCTTGTGCAATCTGCTGGGTCGCCGGGCGACGTTGCTGCGACATGGCGGATTTAACGAAGCGCTGTATCCGAACGAAGAAAATGCGTTGCTGGACAACATCCAGAACGACGGCGGTCGGCTGATTTACGATCCGGAACTTTTCGTGTGGCGGCGTCCGCGACGCTCGTTAAAACAATTCACGCGGATGCTGTGGAATTATGGTCGCGGGCGCGCTGAACAATTCCGTTCCACGCCGACGCTGGGTTCATTGCTCAATTTCGTACCGCCGCTGTTTGTCGCGTACTTGGTGGCGGCGCTCGCGCTGGCCTGGCGCTGGCCGTGGGGGTGGCTGCCGCTGGTGGCGTACGCGCTGGTGATTGCCGCGCAGTTGTTGGTTTTGGGGCCGCGTGGCGGAATCATCCGCAGTGTGTGCGCGTTGCCCTTCCTGGTGGAAACGCATGTGGTTTATGGTCTTGGTTTCTGGCGGGGACTGTTTACCCGACTTCATCCGACCGGGGCGAAACCAAATGGTGAAGTGCAATTGCAACGCTTCAGTCAGGCGCATTAA
- a CDS encoding serine/threonine protein kinase, translating into MTQPSGRPPVPFTAGQRVFERYYLKRALGSGGMSVVWLAHDREWERLVVLKFLAAHLLADAREIERLRVEAVRSEQLIHPNIVRVYDFLRDAHGVAVAMEYVDGWSLWSMKVDKPGLRFSREEISPWLRDLGAALTFAHAAGIVHRDIKPSNLILDSRGRLKLADFGLARSLRAHDHDPGYHRVIGTDWYMSPQQWTGDAPAVSDDIYSLGVTIYELLTGKPPFHDGDVFQQLHEIIPPTMSERLIQSGVRKPKIPLAWDETVAACLEKEPAHRPANVAEVLTRLQI; encoded by the coding sequence ATGACGCAACCATCAGGTCGTCCGCCAGTTCCGTTCACGGCCGGCCAACGAGTTTTTGAACGTTACTATTTGAAACGCGCGCTGGGCAGCGGCGGCATGAGTGTGGTGTGGCTGGCACACGATCGCGAGTGGGAGCGGCTGGTGGTGCTGAAATTTCTGGCCGCGCATTTACTGGCCGACGCCAGGGAAATCGAGCGGTTGCGCGTGGAAGCGGTGCGCAGCGAACAATTGATCCATCCCAACATCGTGCGCGTCTATGACTTTTTACGCGATGCACACGGCGTGGCGGTGGCGATGGAATACGTGGACGGCTGGTCGCTCTGGTCCATGAAAGTGGACAAGCCGGGGCTGCGGTTCAGCCGCGAGGAAATTTCGCCCTGGCTGCGGGACCTGGGCGCGGCGCTCACCTTTGCGCACGCGGCCGGTATCGTGCATCGCGACATCAAACCTTCCAATCTCATTCTCGATTCGCGCGGACGCTTGAAGCTCGCGGACTTCGGGCTGGCGCGGTCCCTGCGCGCTCACGATCACGACCCCGGATACCATCGCGTGATCGGCACGGATTGGTATATGAGTCCGCAACAATGGACTGGCGACGCGCCCGCCGTCTCCGACGACATCTATTCATTGGGCGTCACCATTTATGAACTGTTGACCGGTAAACCACCATTCCACGATGGCGACGTCTTTCAGCAACTGCACGAAATCATTCCGCCTACGATGTCGGAACGCTTGATTCAATCCGGCGTGCGCAAACCCAAAATCCCATTGGCCTGGGATGAAACCGTTGCCGCCTGTCTGGAAAAAGAACCGGCGCACCGGCCAGCCAACGTGGCTGAAGTCCTCACGCGCCTGCAAATCTGA
- a CDS encoding lactate racemase domain-containing protein has translation MSETALQLHAPGSRLSPEQVTQLVQQALPVAASRGKKILLIVPDHTRTAPLGLLFQAIYAQIGATTAALDVLIALGTHPPMSEAAICDRLEITLTQRRQDYSKVRFFNHEWDNPDALREIGRLSPAEVSELSGGRFAIEVPVEINKLVFDYDQIIIVGPVFPHEVVGFSGGNKYLFPGVGGPRILNFFHWLGAVITNPMIIGNKWTPVRRIVDRAGGLVKMPKACFCLVVAPDKSLVGLTFGSPESAWDAASDLSRQTHITYKERPFHTVLSKIPLMYDDLWVAGKGMYKLEPVVADGGELIIYAPHVREISVTHGRIIEQIGYHCRDYFVNQWEQFKHYPWGILAHSTHVRGIGRMENGVEHCRIRVTLATGIPESLCRHINLGYRNPETIREMDFMNREAEGILFVPKAGEMLYHLKHQPEWAGGS, from the coding sequence GTGTCAGAAACCGCTTTACAACTTCATGCGCCCGGCAGTCGGCTGTCTCCGGAACAAGTAACGCAACTGGTGCAACAAGCGCTGCCGGTGGCCGCATCCCGGGGAAAGAAAATTTTACTCATCGTCCCTGACCACACGCGCACCGCGCCGCTGGGTCTGCTGTTCCAGGCCATCTACGCGCAGATCGGCGCGACGACCGCGGCGCTGGACGTGCTGATTGCGCTGGGCACGCATCCGCCCATGAGCGAAGCGGCCATTTGCGATCGTTTGGAAATCACACTGACGCAACGACGCCAGGATTACTCAAAGGTGCGGTTCTTTAATCACGAATGGGACAATCCCGACGCGCTGCGGGAAATTGGCCGCCTCAGTCCCGCCGAGGTCAGCGAGCTATCCGGCGGCCGGTTTGCCATCGAAGTGCCGGTGGAAATCAACAAGCTCGTTTTTGACTACGACCAAATCATCATTGTCGGTCCGGTTTTCCCGCACGAGGTGGTGGGCTTTTCCGGCGGCAACAAGTACCTGTTTCCGGGCGTGGGCGGACCGCGCATTTTGAATTTCTTTCACTGGCTCGGCGCCGTGATTACCAACCCCATGATCATCGGCAACAAATGGACGCCGGTGCGCCGGATCGTGGATCGCGCCGGCGGCCTGGTCAAAATGCCCAAGGCCTGCTTCTGTCTCGTCGTTGCGCCGGATAAATCGCTTGTCGGTCTGACGTTCGGCTCCCCGGAAAGTGCCTGGGACGCGGCGAGCGATCTTTCCCGACAAACCCACATCACCTACAAGGAACGCCCGTTCCACACCGTGTTGTCAAAAATTCCGTTGATGTATGACGACCTTTGGGTGGCGGGCAAAGGCATGTACAAACTCGAACCGGTGGTGGCCGATGGCGGGGAACTGATCATCTACGCACCGCATGTGCGCGAGATTTCCGTCACCCACGGCCGGATCATTGAACAAATTGGGTATCATTGCCGCGACTATTTTGTGAATCAGTGGGAGCAATTCAAACATTACCCCTGGGGCATCCTCGCGCACAGCACGCACGTGCGCGGCATCGGCCGCATGGAAAATGGCGTGGAACATTGCCGCATCCGCGTCACTCTGGCCACGGGCATCCCCGAGTCGCTCTGTCGCCACATCAATCTGGGCTACCGTAATCCAGAGACGATCCGCGAAATGGATTTCATGAATCGGGAGGCGGAAGGAATTCTCTTTGTGCCCAAGGCGGGCGAAATGCTTTACCACCTGAAACACCAGCCCGAATGGGCGGGCGGCAGTTGA
- a CDS encoding D-alanyl-D-alanine carboxypeptidase family protein produces MSLLMVLLLASCTTVRKSDVSLNGSAMALMAATADLAAAGASRLPADYIWATLRDRADDPQVQAAFDRALLRPTRAAQGALLRALEFKFIHDPGCSGLDILGPELSDHFRNFNWQEDDFPGGPKGPNEQFADVMVDALDLVRPERRANRSRAAVVLRQEVNDGVWNYITNQWLAVPGQEQWKLNRHALSSFERMREQARTEGVDLIILSSHRSPQTAQANAARAGNANAVASFSAHSLGLAIDFKMSQDGEFQTREGFTRPMSELVRMRQSPVHKWLLLRGEAFGWYPYQNEPWHWEYNPPGFRDLYWAGFPGGAPARGIIIDGP; encoded by the coding sequence GTGTCGCTGCTGATGGTCCTGTTACTCGCCAGTTGTACCACGGTGCGAAAATCTGACGTTTCGCTGAACGGGTCGGCCATGGCGTTGATGGCCGCCACGGCCGATCTGGCGGCGGCGGGCGCGTCGCGGTTACCGGCGGATTATATCTGGGCAACACTGCGGGATCGGGCTGACGATCCCCAAGTGCAAGCGGCTTTTGATCGCGCGTTGCTCCGTCCCACCCGGGCGGCCCAAGGCGCGTTGTTACGCGCACTGGAGTTCAAGTTCATTCACGATCCGGGATGTTCAGGGCTGGATATTTTGGGGCCGGAGTTGAGCGATCACTTTCGCAACTTCAACTGGCAGGAGGATGATTTTCCGGGTGGCCCGAAAGGTCCGAATGAGCAGTTTGCCGATGTCATGGTGGACGCCTTGGACCTGGTGCGTCCGGAGCGCCGGGCGAACCGTTCGCGCGCCGCGGTTGTTTTGCGGCAGGAGGTCAATGACGGCGTTTGGAATTATATCACCAACCAATGGCTGGCCGTTCCGGGACAGGAGCAGTGGAAGCTGAATCGTCACGCGCTGTCTTCGTTTGAGCGGATGCGCGAACAGGCGCGAACCGAAGGCGTGGATTTGATCATCCTTTCGTCGCATCGTTCTCCGCAGACGGCGCAAGCCAATGCGGCTCGCGCGGGCAATGCCAATGCCGTGGCCAGTTTTTCCGCGCACTCGCTCGGGCTGGCGATTGATTTCAAGATGAGTCAGGACGGGGAATTTCAAACGCGCGAAGGGTTCACCCGTCCGATGTCGGAACTGGTGCGGATGCGCCAATCGCCGGTTCATAAATGGCTGCTGCTGCGCGGCGAGGCGTTCGGATGGTATCCCTACCAAAATGAACCGTGGCACTGGGAGTATAATCCGCCCGGTTTTCGCGATTTGTACTGGGCTGGTTTTCCGGGCGGCGCCCCCGCACGCGGGATCATCATTGACGGGCCATAA
- a CDS encoding MBL fold metallo-hydrolase: MAVKLTILGSGSQGNASYVETDETRLLIDVGFSGRQIRQRLATLGRVPENLTAILITHEHSDHIAGLVAIAEKARIPVYCNRATMEEIQQAHQRAQLDFRLFVAGGGFEVGDINVESFSIPHDAQDPVGFVLRTNGSSIGFATDLGHVTKLVLERIKKTNALVLESNHDVRLLQECPRRPWSLKQRILSRHGHLSNEAAADCVGEIMSGDLRYLYLGHLSRDCNQPELAQRVMARRLETLHANHVHLHVAQQNVPCPTLCL, encoded by the coding sequence GTGGCGGTTAAGTTGACCATCCTCGGCAGTGGCTCACAAGGCAACGCTTCCTACGTCGAAACCGATGAAACGCGGTTGTTGATTGACGTCGGTTTCAGCGGACGCCAGATCCGACAACGCCTCGCCACGTTGGGGCGCGTGCCGGAAAATCTCACGGCGATTTTAATCACGCACGAACACAGCGACCATATTGCCGGGCTGGTCGCCATCGCCGAAAAAGCGCGCATCCCGGTCTATTGCAACCGCGCCACGATGGAGGAAATCCAGCAAGCTCATCAGCGGGCGCAATTGGATTTTCGTTTGTTCGTCGCGGGCGGCGGTTTCGAAGTCGGCGATATCAACGTGGAAAGTTTTTCCATCCCCCACGACGCGCAGGATCCGGTCGGTTTCGTGCTACGCACCAACGGCAGCAGCATTGGTTTCGCCACCGACCTCGGCCACGTCACCAAGCTGGTGCTGGAACGCATCAAAAAAACCAACGCGCTCGTGCTCGAATCCAATCACGACGTGCGCCTGTTGCAAGAGTGCCCGCGCCGTCCGTGGAGTTTGAAGCAGCGCATCCTCAGCCGGCACGGGCACCTCTCGAACGAAGCGGCGGCGGATTGCGTTGGCGAAATCATGTCCGGCGATCTGCGGTATCTTTACCTCGGCCATCTCAGCCGCGATTGCAACCAACCCGAACTGGCGCAACGCGTCATGGCCCGACGGCTCGAAACGCTGCACGCCAATCACGTTCACCTGCATGTGGCGCAACAAAATGTGCCGTGCCCGACGCTGTGTTTGTGA
- a CDS encoding citrate synthase, producing MSMQAKLELEGKAYHLPVVVGTEGEKAVDVATLRAETGYITLDESYGNTGSCQSRITFIDGEKGILRYRGIPIEELAEQSSFIETAFLIIYGHLPSRREMERFSELLQENQILHENMKHHFEGFPPSAHPMAILSAMINAVSCFYPELMHGHHGDFEIQVARLISQVRTIAAFSYRKSKGEPIIYPKKSYAYTANFLHMLFSDPNDDYEVKPEVARALDLIFLLHADHEQNCSTSTVRMVASSQANLYASCAAGVCALWGPLHGGANQAVVEMLQQIHQEGDDGSKFIAAAKDKTSGRKLMGFGHRVYKHYDPRAKIIKRACDEVLDALRIDDPLLAIAKKLEAAALQDGYFIERKLYPNVDFYSGIIMRALGIPVEMFTVIFAIGRMPGWIANYKEITDDPKSRICRPRQVYVGASQHHYVPLAQRV from the coding sequence ATGAGTATGCAGGCAAAATTGGAATTGGAAGGTAAAGCGTATCACCTTCCCGTCGTGGTGGGCACCGAGGGCGAAAAAGCGGTGGACGTCGCGACGTTGCGGGCGGAAACGGGTTACATCACTCTGGATGAAAGCTACGGGAACACCGGTTCGTGCCAGAGCAGGATCACGTTCATTGATGGAGAAAAGGGAATTCTGCGCTATCGCGGCATTCCGATCGAGGAGCTGGCGGAGCAATCGTCCTTCATCGAAACCGCTTTTCTGATCATCTACGGTCATTTGCCCAGCCGCCGCGAGATGGAGCGATTTTCAGAACTGTTGCAGGAGAACCAGATTCTGCACGAGAACATGAAGCATCATTTCGAGGGATTCCCGCCGTCCGCGCATCCCATGGCAATTCTTTCGGCGATGATCAACGCGGTCAGTTGTTTCTACCCCGAACTGATGCACGGTCACCACGGCGATTTTGAAATCCAGGTGGCGCGACTGATTTCCCAGGTGCGCACCATCGCGGCCTTCTCCTATCGGAAATCAAAGGGCGAACCGATCATTTATCCCAAGAAAAGTTACGCGTACACGGCCAACTTTTTGCACATGCTGTTCTCGGATCCCAATGACGATTACGAGGTCAAACCCGAGGTGGCGCGGGCATTGGATTTGATTTTTCTGTTACATGCGGATCACGAACAGAATTGTTCCACTTCGACCGTTCGGATGGTTGCCTCCAGTCAGGCCAATCTCTACGCGAGCTGTGCGGCGGGCGTATGCGCCTTGTGGGGACCGTTGCACGGCGGCGCGAATCAGGCGGTGGTGGAGATGCTCCAACAGATTCATCAGGAGGGCGACGACGGATCCAAATTCATCGCGGCGGCCAAGGACAAGACGAGTGGCCGCAAGTTGATGGGTTTTGGCCATCGCGTGTACAAGCATTACGATCCGCGCGCCAAGATCATCAAGCGGGCCTGCGACGAAGTGCTCGATGCACTGCGGATTGACGATCCATTGCTCGCCATCGCGAAGAAACTGGAAGCCGCCGCGTTGCAGGACGGATACTTCATCGAACGTAAACTGTATCCGAACGTGGACTTTTACAGCGGCATCATCATGCGCGCCCTGGGGATTCCCGTGGAAATGTTCACCGTGATTTTTGCCATCGGTCGCATGCCGGGTTGGATTGCCAACTACAAGGAAATCACCGATGACCCGAAAAGTCGGATTTGCCGTCCGCGCCAGGTTTACGTCGGGGCCAGTCAACACCATTACGTGCCCCTGGCTCAACGCGTTTGA